A region of Chelonia mydas isolate rCheMyd1 chromosome 7, rCheMyd1.pri.v2, whole genome shotgun sequence DNA encodes the following proteins:
- the NDST2 gene encoding bifunctional heparan sulfate N-deacetylase/N-sulfotransferase 2 yields the protein MIQLWKVVRHVRQLELHRLILLLIAFSLISMCFLAYYVTNSPKIKEPPPLPFSDCSNQHRPPIPPRASWRLTKSVDTSRTEPVVLVFVESIYSQLGQEIVAILESSRFKYRTEIAPGKGDMPTLTDKDRGRYALIIYENVLKYVNLDAWNRELLDKYCVEYGVGIIGFFKANENSLLSAQLKGFPLFLHSNLGLRDYHINPSAPLLYITRANEVEQGPLPGDDWTVFQSNHSTYEPVLLASTKSSESIPQLATHKALHATVVQDLGLHDGIQRVLFGNNLNFWLHKLVFVDAIAYLTGKRLCLTLDRYILVDIDDIFVGKEGTRMKVSDVEALLNTQNKLRTLVPNFTFNLGFSGKFYHTGTDEEDEGDDMLLKHRKEFWWFPHMWSHMQPHLFHNVTVLAEQMKLNKQFALEHGIPTDLGYAVAPHHSGVYPIHTQLYEAWKSIWGIQVTSTEEYPHLRPARYRRGFIHNGIMVLPRQTCGLFTHTIFYNEYPGGSKELDKSIRGGELFLTVLLNPISIFMTHLSNYGNDRLGLYTFESLVKFVQCWTNLRLQTLPPVQLAKKYFEIFPQEKNPLWQNPCDDKRHKDIWSKEKTCDRLPKFLVVGPQKTGTTAVHFFLTMHPAVTSNFPSPASFEEIQFFNGPNYHKGIDWYMEFFPIPSNASTDFMFEKSANYFDTEVVPKRGAALLPRAKIISILINPAIRAYSWYQHQHAHSDPVALNYTFYQVITAKSQAHLELRNLQSRCLLPGMYSTHLERWLTYYPSGQILIVDGQELRHSPASIMENIQKFLGVIPLFNYTQALKFDEAKGFWCQVLDGGKTKCLGKSKGRKYPDMDSSSRLFLTDFYREHNIELSKLMNRLGQPLPHGSARTAEFQLELRWKPLPWC from the exons ATGATTCAGCTGTGGAAAGTGGTGCGGCACGTGCGACAGCTGGAGCTCCACAGATTGATCCTGCTGCTCATTGCCTTCAGCCTGATCTCCATGTGCTTCCTGGCCTACTATGTCACCAACAGCCCCAAAATCAAGGAGCCACCGCCCCTGCCCTTCAGCGACTGCAGCAACCAGCACAGGCCCCCGATCCCGCCCCGGGCCAGCTGGAGGCTCACCAAATCCGTTGACACCTCGCGCACTGAACCTGTGGTGCTAGTCTTTGTGGAAAGCATTTactcccagctggggcaggaaaTTGTGGCCATCTTGGAATCCAGCCGGTTTAAATACAGGACAGAGATTGCCCCTGGCAAGGGGGATATGCCCACCCTGACAGACAAGGACAGGGGCCGCTATGCTCTTATCATCTATGAGAATGTCCTTAAATATGTGAACCTAGATGCTTGGAACCGGGAGCTGCTGGACAAATACTGTGTGGAGTATGGAGTGGGGATTATAGGGTTCTTCAAAGCCAATGAGAATAGCCTGCTTAGTGCTCAGCTCAAGGGATTCCCCCTCTTCCTACACTCTAACCTAGGGCTCCGGGACTATCACATCAACCCTAGTGCCCCCCTGCTCTACATCACTCGGGCCAATGAGGTGGAGCAGGGTCCCCTGCCCGGTGATGACTGGACTGTGTTCCAGTCAAACCACAGCACCTATGAGCCTGTGCTCTTGGCCAGCACAAAGTCTTCAGAGTCCATTCCTCAGCTGGCCACCCACAAAGCACTGCATGCCACTGTCGTGCAGGACCTGGGTCTGCATGACGGGATCCAGCGGGTCCTCTTCGGCAATAACCTCAACTTCTGGCTGCACAaacttgtttttgtggatgcCATTGCCTACCTGACTGGCAAGCGCCTCTGTCTCACGCTTGACCGCTACATCCTCGTGGACATCGATGACATATTCGTGGGCAAAGAGGGCACTCGCATGAAGGTGTCTGATGTGGAG GCTCTCCTGAACACTCAGAACAAGCTGAGAACATTAGTCCCCAATTTCACTTTCAACTTGGGCTTCTCTGGGAAATTCTACCACACAG GTACAGATGAGGAAGATGAAGGCGATGACATGCTACTTAAACACAGGAAGGAGTTCTGGTGGTTCCCGCACATGTGGAGTCACATGCAGCCTCACCTCTTCCACAACGTCACCGTGTTGGCTGAGCAGATGAAGCTCAACAAGCAGTTTGCGCTG GAACATGGGATCCCCACGGACTTGGGCTATGCTGTGGCCCCCCATCATTCTGGAGTTTATCCCATCCACACACAGCTCTATGAGGCCTGGAAATCCATCTGGGGCATCCAGGTGACCAGCACTGAGGAGTATCCCCACCTGCGGCCTGCCCGGTACCGGCGAGGGTTTATCCATAACGGCATCATG GTGCTGCCTCGACAGACGTGTGGGCTTTTTACTCACACCATCTTCTACAACGAGTATCCTGGGGGCTCCAAGGAGTTGGACAAAAGCATTCGGGGCGGTGAACTCTTCCTGACAGTGCTTCTGAACCCA ATCAGCATCTTCATGACGCACCTGTCTAATTATGGGAACGACCGGCTGGGGCTGTACACTTTTGAGAGCCTGGTCAAGTTTGTGCAATGCTGGACCAACCTTCGCCTGCAGACTCTGCCTCCTGTCCAGCTGGCAAAAAAGTACTTTGAAATCTTTCCCCAGGAGAAGAACCCACTGTGGCAG AATCCCTGTGATGATAAGAGGCACAAGGATATCTGGTCCAAAGAGAAAACATGTGACCGGCTCCCCAAGTTCCTTGTCGTTGGACCCCAGAAAACTG GAACAACAGCTGTGCACTTCTTCCTGACCATGCACCCAGCGGTCACTAGTAACTTCCCGAGTCCAGCCTCCTTCGAAGAGATCCAGTTCTTCAATGGGCCCAACTATCATAAAGGAATTGACTG GTACATGGaattcttccccatcccctccaacgCCAGCACAGACTTCATGTTTGAGAAAAGTGCCAATTACTTTGACACAGAGGTGGTACCGAAGCGTGGCGCAGCCCTGCTTCCACGAGCCAAAATCATCTCCATTCTGATCAACCCGGCCATCCGAGCCTACTCCTGGTACCAG CACCAGCATGCTCACAGCGACCCTGTGGCTCTCAATTACACCTTCTACCAGGTGATTACTGCGAAATCCCAGGCCCACCTGGAGCTGCGCAACCTGCAGAGCCGATGCCTGCTCCCTGGAATGTATTCGACTCACCTGGAACGATGGCTGACGTATTACCCCTCTGGGCAG ATTCTGATTGTGGATGGCCAGGAGCTCCGGCACAGCCCTGCTTCCATCATGGAGAACATCCAGAAGTTTCTGGGGGTGATACCACTCTTCAATTACACCCAGGCCCTCAA GTTTGATGAAGCAAAAGGATTTTGGTGCCAGGTGCTAGATGGAGGGAAGACTAAATGCTTGGGAAAGAGTAAAGGAAGGAAGTATCCTGACATGGATTCCTCG TCTCGGCTGTTCCTCACAGACTTCTATCGAGAGCACAACATCGAGTTATCCAAGCTGATGAACAGACTTGGGCAGCCCCTTCCACATGGCTCCGCGAGGACTGCAGAATTCCAGCTGGAGCTGAGGTGGAAGCCCCTGCCCTGGTGCTGA